The DNA sequence ttttaaaaattccatTCACACTTTTACTCAATCAAACATAACCAGAGCATAATTACCTGAACATGTCACTAAAAATGTACATCTCATCACTCTCAAAGAAAGGTTGAAGAAGTTCTTTCAACTGTGGATCTTCCCATTCTGATGTTTCCCACCATTGTTTGTGCCCTATGATCCTCATGGCAGTAGGCGGCACATTGTTTATAAAGAATGGCAGCTTCGTCAATTTGGGACAATCTATTATTTGGATTTCATAGAGTGAATCACAAACCAGTTTTCTTGGGCAAATGCTTGTTAACTCTGGCAAGTTCCATAACTTCAATATTTTGAACTTTGGAAGGATAGTGATAGTTGCACTAGCTTCCCCTGAAATTATATTCTCCATCTCATAGCAATCCTCTATTGATGTTTCTTCGAGATTTTTAAGGTTGTTCTCTAGCAAATCAATTGGTATCAGATATTTTAACTTTTGACATTTAACAATGCACAGCTTTCTCAAGTTTTTGAGGGTTTCCTCATGGACTTTTTCTTTACACAAACCCTTAAAACTGTGAAGTTCGTATAAACAAAGCTTTTGTAAGCTAGGAAGAACAATTTCTCCATCCTTCCCAATCCACTCCATTTCATCACAGCTTTGGATTCGACACACTTTCAAATGTCTTAAATCATCCCAGTGAAAAATATCTGACAATTGGATGAAATTACAACCATCAATTCCCAAATAGTTTGCATTACCAGGCAATATAACTTTCTCCGTGCTCTCATTTTCTGCATTATGTCCATCATATTTATGACTTACtccataaacaaaaaaatcaatatgtTTCAATAGTTCAAATCGATCAGCCTTGTTGATATAGCTATTGAAGGTCAATACATCAGCGAAATCAACTGAAAAGTCggtcaaattttttaatcttatgaTTTCCCCAAATGTTGAATTATCTTCAGCTTCTCTGTCATCTCTGTTACTTTCATATGACAATCTCCATTGGCTGCTATCCATGAAAAGATTTTCAAGACAAGACTTTTTTAAAAGTGCTCCAGATGGAAAACTTCCCCACCCTCCTCTAGAAATATCCAGATGTCTAAGTTTTACTAAGTTTTCAAGCCCATATGGTAGTTCTTTTAGGGATGAGAGCCCTGAGAGGATTAATTTTCTTAGTTTCTGAAGTTTAGCCAGTGAAGGCATATACTGAAGGCAAGGGCATTTCGCCAAGATTAGTGCATGAAGGTTTATTAAATCAGAAAGCGAACCTGGAAGTGATTCTATTCCAGTATCAGAGAGGTTGAGGACTCGAAGGTTGTGCATATGCTTGAAGAATGTCTCAGAGAAGCTGACTGAACAAGAATTATGTTGTAGAAACAAAGTTGATAGCTGGGGACAATTTGGTTGACCTTGAAATGTTTTGATATTATTCCCCATCAATGAGACTCTCTCTAGATTTTCAACCCAATCTTCCTCATGAGGTGACTCCTTGAGCTGTAATCCAGCTTTTACCATGAAGAGAGGCTGCTCCCTTGTGATGTTAATCGCTAGATCCCGGATCAAGTCATGCATCCTCACGTATGCAATATCATCATCTTCGATAATCTGTATCATGCATGCATCTTTGAGTTCCTTGAGATAAGCATGTCCTTTATCTTCCTCAGCTTGTATATTCCCCAGTTCCTCAATTAATCCTTCAGCCATCCAGTACCCAATCAGGCGACTGACTAATATGTAAGCACCGTCTTGAAATAGAACACAATACAAGAAACATGAACGAATCTTGTCGTTCCGCAACCGTTTGTAACTGAATTTGAGACTCCCAAATACATATTTGCCCATGCCATCAATCTGATCAGTGCTTGATGTCTTGAGTTCCTGCAGTGCATTCCTCCATATTTCCAAATGATGTTCTTTCCTTAAAGCACGCCCAACAGTGACCAAGGCCAGTGGCAGTCCTCCACATTCGCAGGCTACCTTCCTTGCAATTGGCTCAATTTCAGGCGACATAATAACATCCTCACCGCCAACTTTCTCCTTGAACAAAGCCCAAGATTCTTCACCAGCAAggcactcaactttaatttctCTTTGGCTCTCCATGCTATGACAAACATTGACGAAACGGGTAGTCCACACAATTTTGGAACCATTACATCCGTTAGCCTCTGGAATGCCCACATCTTGTAGAGAAACACTCTCCCACACATCATCTAAGAAGATTACAAAGTTCCTCCTCCTTTTAAAAGCTTCATGTAACACCAGTGCTCTACTTGTTTCATCAGTAGATGAAGAGAGGTCACAGCCAAACTTTTCTGCAATTTTTTCTTGTATCTTCTCCAAGTTGAAAGATCTGGAAACATCCACCCACATGACAATAGCAAAAtcgtctttcttttccttcagCTGATTGTAAATGTGCCTCATGATGGTTGTCTTGCCGACACCTCCCATACCAAATATTCCAATCTTACTCACCTCAGGATTCATAATGCATTGCAAAATCTCTCCTTTCTTCCTTTCAGCTGAACTACCATGTAAGGCTGTTGTTGGCAAACTGGATGAAGTTTCTGGTAGTGAATCAATGAATATACTTTCACTTTGATGAAATGACTTTCCTATCACTTGAAGAGTTTTGACTCTGTGGAGTATCTTTACTGTTTTCTTGCTTCTCTTCTAACGGGAGTAGTAATTTGGGCAAGATCCTTTGAAGCACATATGATGCGCATCAAAAGAGCTTAGGCTGTTCACATCATTTTCTATCTCCTCCAAGTTCTTCAACCAATTTGTTACCTCTTCTTTCGGTCTTTTTCCATGCTGCACTTCGCCTGTGTTCAGTTTGGCACTAACATCTCTTTTTTGGCTCCTCAAGGAATCCAACTCTCTCCCCATAGTTTGTTCATTTTCTATAACTTTTCTGATATAGTTCAATTGTTGGCAAAATGGTCGGCATGTTTGGCAAAAACATGATAACAGCCCAGAGATGATGGCTTCCACAATCCCCATTGTATAGATTAAGGAGCTTGTACAGCTTTAATTAGCTGGGACAACAATCAAACATTTACCATATAAGAAAAATGGCCACCAGGCAAAATGAGGGGGAAAAAGAATAGCACAAAGAAACTGTGTCACCAATATTTACCAAATAAGAAATATTATCTAAAACATAACATGAATGCAGGTATACATACCTTTCAGCGTTATAAATCTTACACAAGAAAATCATTATGACatttaagaaacaacttaaaaCATATTAATCTGGAGCTATGtaactaaaaattattaagataAACATAAGATGGATttctgctatatatatatatctatcagTTGCCTTAAATCCAGTGTTTCAAATGGGACTTCACAAGGTCTTGAAACACATATCTTTTACCACATGTTcttcaaatttatttctttctcaGTTGTTAAGTTTTTTGATTGTGAAGGAAGCATGTTACAAGTAATGCAGAGAAGCTACAGAAAATGAAGTTATTCAACAGTTGAACTTGTTTATTTAGTTTTGCAGTGCACTCAtgaaaaaataagtaattatgaAATCATCTGATAATCCAAATAAAACCACTAGATCTAGAGACAATTTCAAGTATATGAGAAATTGGACAACACATGtagtataaaataaatgaagttaaaaatctttccaaaaagaagaagaagaaaaaaaaaatcttcttacCATCTACCAGATTTGGCCTTGaaagctcatatatatatgaacatcaCATCTGATCTCAGCCCTGAAAAGCAATTCAGGGATTCCACTATTAGAGTATGGTTTAAAATCTCCAATCATGTATCTTCAGAAGAAACACACAAAGTGACTAGTGTTACTGTTCTTGCCCTCTACCAAGTTTTGTTTCAGAAGCTCACATAACCAGATCATCTGATTTTCAGCAGTGAAAAAACGTTCATGAACTCGTCTGTTTGAAAAGATAAGAGAATGAAAATAACCATGAGAATTATTGTTAGAACATTAAATTTTACTAATATCTTTTTCTTGATGGATTCAACTAAAAATTATGAATtctcaaagaaacaaaagaaagaaagatctAAACTAAAAACTTCTGTAGCACATACCTGAGATTTTGAATGCTGTTGTCCAGTATgaattttggggaaaaaaacaaagtgtCTTCGATACTTGATAATTAACTACCATCCCATTTCCATGTTCTTTTCTTCAAGTAAAGCATAGCTTTACTTGGATGCCATACCCATAACAATGAAGAATAACCTTTTTAGGAGATTCTACTAACTTTACTGTCAGAGCATAGCTTTTCTTAACCTATAAGCTTCATGAATGTTGGAAAAGCAGAGTCCACCAAAAAATAGCACTTAGACATCTCACTGGTTTTAGGATAAAATAGGCATGTGTTAGTTTTTTACTGCATCATGTAATAATCTTTACATCGGAGATCATTTTAGATTGCAAGCATATGAAAATAATGAAGCAGCATAGCTTATGAAAATCAAAGAGACTTCTTTAAGATAGGTGGGAAATAAGAACTGTTCGTGAAACAGAAAtttaaagaagaagatgaaaagttTCCAAACAGATACActcaaattttaagaaaaattttggCTCCTATGCAGTATTAAAAATGACTATCTTACCATTTTGTGTAGGTTGACTTTATATCTTGAACCAATCAGTTACCATTTTTTTCAGACTTTTTCCACTGAAAAGAAATTCACGGATACCTTGTTAGAGAAGAACTAGCccaacactaaacatgaaagaggaatataaataaataatatataaattagaaggAAAAATTAAGCTCGATGGATTTAAAGTAGGAAAAATCTAAACTTGCCCAGAGAAAGAGAACCAAGAGAATCAGAGATGAAAAATGTCCAAATGCCTGTGATTTTGGGAGGTCTTTTTCCAAGAACCAGAACATAAAGACCTTGGGAAGTTCCTTTCACCCTTTTACACCTCGAAACTTCAACTATTTTAGGTTATAATTAAACTTCATTTTTTGGTAGGCCAGTAGAAAAATGTGCAGGGGAGGGTAAAAAAAGGgacaaaaaaagggaaaagggAAGAAATGGTTGTCTTTGGGCACACtgtataaaaaagaaaagtaattcAGTATATGTGTTTCATCTATGGGAATATATCTgacacttgtttttttaatataaaagttAGGAAAGTAATTAGTATATAACTACAATACTGCAatggtaaatatttttaataaataaattaaacacaaTTTGATCAAAATAAAGTAGCTAGTGTAGGAGACTATATAAGCCCCCAGCAAATCTGCAGTATGTTTGCTTGCTTGATGTCAAAAGTTGCTTTTTCTCCAAATAATTTTCATGTGAGAATTATGCATCACATCTATATTAATGTGGTAGAGCAGATTCCATCCAATTCATATATGCAGGCACTGTCcagtaacaattttttttcattattgttaAAGCAGctacttttaataaaatttagagCAGATTTTCTATCTGATTTTTTTGCAATTCAAGTAGTTAATGGACTTTAGAATAATAACATTCATCCATTCTATGCCAACTTAATTAATTAGACTAGCTTGCTTAATCTTCAGGGCTTTTGATTTCCTTAAAATTAAGCACATTCAGATGCCCTCTCAAATCAATTCATTGAAAGGCTCTTGCCCTTGtaacattattatattttggggaaattactgtttacccatcgttaattttaaatatttttaaacagccCCTCCAACTTTAGcaaaccccggacaacccttccattattgtttaagttcttTTTTACCCcttaccgttcacttcaaatggatccatgttatgaaattttatttttgcccttgaaaatggtgggaaaaaaccgcccaatcacatcatgtttgacctttatacatacaattttgcatttttttttttgcctttctgtttgtttttttgtcaaataaagtttagaaggctcatcacatctacttcttcttcttcttcttcttcttcttcttctcctcatttggtttgttcgatttgaattCTGCCGATTTCCtaataaggtgagaatttcttgggaatcagtgttagctgagatatgtgagcgatggggtttCGATGTGTAACGTGTCAGGGTgtagtttatcacacccgatggatataaaacggtttgttcAATAGAagacgaggttgacttccaacgGATGTGTCActtgcactccatcttcaaatgcgctgtagtcgatcttattgtcgagacagatgatgtgccattgtcgaatcctactgaaaacgagtttttctcgttgtaagttccttctcttttattttaagttgtataagttaattattgtttaactgtgCAAATATATGCTTAAATATATTACgcttaaatttaaacattgtctaTCCGTTTAAGTTCTTctatctctgtttaagtatttgtgttaacgtttaaatttttaatttatcatttaaataatttatgtctctgcttaaatattgatcttgtttaagtgttcgtgttctacgttgtacaggttcaagttgatacgcatgttatgcaaccgccatgAGCAAGCGagcaaatgggagacctacttatgcctggacatacattcgaaggtagagatacttgtttaGGAAAGCAAAA is a window from the Dioscorea cayenensis subsp. rotundata cultivar TDr96_F1 chromosome 2, TDr96_F1_v2_PseudoChromosome.rev07_lg8_w22 25.fasta, whole genome shotgun sequence genome containing:
- the LOC120272153 gene encoding probable disease resistance protein At1g61300, producing MGIVEAIISGLLSCFCQTCRPFCQQLNYIRKVIENEQTMGRELDSLRSQKRDVSAKLNTGEVQHGKRPKEEKRSKKTVKILHRVKTLQVIGKSFHQSESIFIDSLPETSSSLPTTALHGSSAERKKGEILQCIMNPEVSKIGIFGMGGVGKTTIMRHIYNQLKEKKDDFAIVMWVDVSRSFNLEKIQEKIAEKFGCDLSSSTDETSRALVLHEAFKRRRNFVIFLDDVWESVSLQDVGIPEANGCNGSKIVWTTRFVNVCHSMESQREIKVECLAGEESWALFKEKVGGEDVIMSPEIEPIARKVACECGGLPLALVTVGRALRKEHHLEIWRNALQELKTSSTDQIDGMGKYVFGSLKFSYKRLRNDKIRSCFLYCVLFQDGAYILVSRLIGYWMAEGLIEELGNIQAEEDKGHAYLKELKDACMIQIIEDDDIAYVRMHDLIRDLAINITREQPLFMVKAGLQLKESPHEEDWVENLERVSLMGNNIKTFQGQPNCPQLSTLFLQHNSCSVSFSETFFKHMHNLRVLNLSDTGIESLPGSLSDLINLHALILAKCPCLQYMPSLAKLQKLRKLILSGLSSLKELPYGLENLVKLRHLDISRGGWGSFPSGALLKKSCLENLFMDSSQWRLSYESNRDDREAEDNSTFGEIIRLKNLTDFSVDFADVLTFNSYINKADRFELLKHIDFFVYGVSHKYDGHNAENESTEKVILPGNANYLGIDGCNFIQLSDIFHWDDLRHLKVCRIQSCDEMEWIGKDGEIVLPSLQKLCLYELHSFKGLCKEKVHEETLKNLRKLCIVKCQKLKYLIPIDLLENNLKNLEETSIEDCYEMENIISGEASATITILPKFKILKLWNLPELTSICPRKLVCDSLYEIQIIDCPKLTKLPFFINNVPPTAMRIIGHKQWWETSEWEDPQLKELLQPFFESDEMYIFSDMFRDRLDISMLDLLKEKMVKRRLFDYCVDMDFGKTVIVKYPLVYNTETPDKKEKVSTVPSISCGLSNNYSTMKNYG